Proteins from one Gimesia maris genomic window:
- the rplN gene encoding 50S ribosomal protein L14, which yields MIQMQTDLDVCDNSGAKVARCIKVLGGTGRRTAEVGDVIVVSIQKTLAGSNIKKGQVLRGVIVRTRYPCRRDDGSYVRFDRNAMVLIDGEGNPRGTRIFGAVARELRERKYMKIISLANEVV from the coding sequence ATGATTCAGATGCAAACCGATCTGGATGTATGTGATAATTCGGGTGCCAAAGTTGCGCGCTGCATTAAAGTGCTGGGCGGAACCGGGCGACGAACTGCTGAAGTAGGCGACGTCATTGTCGTCAGCATCCAGAAAACTCTGGCTGGCAGTAACATTAAAAAAGGTCAGGTATTACGTGGCGTGATTGTTCGGACCAGGTATCCCTGCCGTCGCGATGATGGCAGTTATGTTCGGTTCGACCGGAATGCAATGGTTTTAATCGATGGCGAGGGCAATCCTCGGGGAACACGTATTTTTGGCGCAGTGGCTCGAGAGCTTCGTGAACGCAAATATATGAAAATTATTAGCCTGGCAAACGAGGTAGTCTGA
- the rpsS gene encoding 30S ribosomal protein S19: MGRSLKKGPYVDVKLLKKIEKLNESGKKTPIKTWARASTIAPEFVGHTFLVHNGRAHLNVYVTEEMVGHKLGEFSLTRNFRGHTMKKK; this comes from the coding sequence ATGGGTCGCTCTCTGAAAAAAGGGCCATATGTTGACGTTAAACTTCTTAAGAAGATTGAGAAGTTGAACGAGTCGGGTAAAAAGACACCGATCAAAACATGGGCTCGTGCTTCAACGATTGCTCCGGAGTTTGTAGGTCATACATTCCTGGTGCATAACGGGCGCGCTCACTTAAACGTGTATGTAACGGAAGAAATGGTCGGGCATAAGCTGGGTGAATTCTCGCTGACTCGAAACTTCCGCGGCCATACGATGAAGAAAAAATAA
- the rpsG gene encoding 30S ribosomal protein S7, with translation MGKKFTASATQLKPDPRFNSLLASKFVNCLMHDGKKSVAQNVFYDALERIKEKVPDVEPIEVFTQAVENVKPSVEVRSKRVGGATYQVPTPVNPKRQQTLAIRWILAAIRGKKGRPMEVRLADEIMSAHKKEGTAMTTRENIHRMAEANKAFAHFAFSR, from the coding sequence ATGGGCAAGAAGTTTACAGCCAGTGCGACTCAGCTGAAGCCAGATCCGCGGTTCAATTCGCTGCTGGCTTCCAAGTTTGTTAACTGCCTGATGCACGATGGCAAGAAGAGCGTTGCTCAAAACGTCTTTTATGATGCCTTGGAGCGTATCAAGGAAAAGGTTCCCGATGTTGAGCCGATCGAGGTCTTTACGCAGGCTGTAGAGAACGTAAAGCCCAGCGTGGAAGTTCGATCCAAACGCGTCGGTGGTGCGACTTACCAGGTTCCCACTCCCGTGAATCCCAAGCGTCAGCAGACCCTGGCGATTCGCTGGATTCTGGCAGCAATTCGTGGCAAGAAGGGACGTCCGATGGAAGTTCGTCTGGCCGATGAAATCATGTCCGCTCATAAGAAAGAGGGGACAGCCATGACAACACGTGAGAATATTCATCGAATGGCTGAAGCGAACAAGGCATTTGCTCACTTCGCCTTCTCACGCTAA
- the rplR gene encoding 50S ribosomal protein L18 yields MKLEKTLKKQKQRRSFRIRNTVRKTGRLRLSVYRSNNHIYAQLIDDTAGVTLVSASTKDKSLAGEIENGGNIAAAEKVGKLIGERAVEKGIKEVAFDRGPYRYHGRVAALADSARKAGLDF; encoded by the coding sequence ATGAAACTAGAAAAAACACTGAAAAAGCAGAAACAACGGCGTTCGTTCCGCATTCGCAATACGGTTCGTAAAACGGGTCGTTTACGGTTATCTGTATATCGAAGCAATAACCATATCTATGCTCAGCTGATTGATGATACAGCTGGTGTGACCCTGGTCTCCGCCAGCACGAAAGACAAAAGTCTGGCTGGAGAGATTGAGAATGGCGGAAACATTGCCGCTGCCGAAAAAGTAGGTAAGCTGATTGGCGAACGAGCTGTGGAAAAGGGGATTAAAGAAGTCGCCTTTGATCGTGGCCCTTACCGTTACCACGGGCGTGTTGCTGCCCTGGCTGATTCTGCCCGCAAAGCCGGACTGGATTTTTAA
- the rplE gene encoding 50S ribosomal protein L5 yields MAIPTLLKQYREEIVPALKEQLGRTNVHSLPQIEKVVISMGIGAANQDRKRLTEAADHMTLLAGQKSQITRARQSVAGFKLREGQEIGCRVTLRGNRMYEFLERLISLALPRVRDFRGINPKAFDGRGNYSLGLNESLVFLEIDPDSVKNTQGMNITIVTTASNNEEGFLLLKELGMPFRK; encoded by the coding sequence ATGGCAATACCAACATTATTAAAACAATATCGTGAAGAGATTGTACCAGCCCTGAAAGAACAACTGGGTCGTACCAATGTGCATTCACTGCCACAGATTGAAAAGGTGGTAATCAGCATGGGGATCGGTGCAGCCAACCAGGATCGGAAACGCCTGACCGAAGCTGCAGATCACATGACATTACTGGCTGGTCAGAAATCTCAGATTACACGTGCCCGTCAGTCTGTCGCCGGTTTCAAACTGCGTGAAGGTCAGGAAATTGGTTGCCGGGTGACTCTGCGTGGAAACCGGATGTATGAATTTCTGGAACGCCTGATTTCACTGGCTCTGCCTCGTGTACGCGACTTCCGCGGGATCAACCCGAAAGCCTTCGATGGCAGAGGAAACTACAGCCTGGGCCTGAATGAATCACTGGTCTTTCTGGAAATTGATCCGGATTCCGTAAAAAATACACAGGGTATGAATATTACGATCGTCACCACAGCTTCTAACAATGAAGAAGGATTTCTTCTGTTAAAAGAGCTGGGAATGCCGTTCCGTAAATAA
- the rplD gene encoding 50S ribosomal protein L4 → MISVAIQDKAGKEVGKYEFESTELANGINRQLLHDVVVMYEANKRIGSSKTKSRGMVVGSTKKLYRQKGTGRARAGASRTPVRRGGGHTFAKTPKDWSYRLPKKAVKLATRMAILSKFEDEQVTLIDELALQAPKTKEVAGVLKALGLSSTSCLLTVEGHDPVVWKSARNIAGVQVSPASDLNAYDVLHQRQMVLTKSALDRLLGRVEE, encoded by the coding sequence ATGATTTCTGTTGCAATTCAAGATAAAGCTGGCAAAGAAGTGGGCAAGTATGAATTTGAGTCCACGGAATTAGCCAATGGAATCAATCGCCAGTTGCTGCATGACGTGGTCGTGATGTATGAGGCGAACAAGCGAATTGGTTCTTCAAAGACTAAGAGTCGCGGTATGGTTGTTGGTAGTACCAAGAAGCTGTATCGTCAGAAAGGAACCGGGCGGGCCCGAGCTGGTGCTTCCCGGACTCCTGTCAGACGTGGTGGTGGTCATACTTTTGCGAAGACTCCAAAAGACTGGAGTTATCGTCTGCCTAAGAAGGCTGTTAAGCTGGCAACCCGGATGGCAATTTTGAGCAAATTTGAGGATGAGCAGGTAACGCTGATTGATGAGCTGGCGTTGCAGGCTCCAAAGACAAAAGAAGTCGCAGGCGTGCTGAAGGCACTGGGGTTGTCCAGTACCAGTTGTCTGTTGACGGTTGAAGGGCATGATCCTGTGGTATGGAAATCTGCTCGCAATATTGCAGGGGTACAGGTTTCACCTGCAAGCGACCTGAATGCTTATGATGTTCTGCATCAGCGGCAGATGGTTCTGACAAAGTCAGCCCTGGATCGGTTGCTTGGTCGGGTTGAAGAATAG
- the rpsH gene encoding 30S ribosomal protein S8, with amino-acid sequence MMTDPIADMLTRIRNALQIERPFVDIPASNIKVAIAGALQREGYIWDFEVIENSPQNILRVNLKYGPNGERVIQKIYRESKPGRRNYQDLRSMPEVLQGLGVSILSTSKGVLSNREAKQQGVGGELLCTIW; translated from the coding sequence ATGATGACAGACCCTATTGCAGATATGCTGACACGAATTCGTAATGCACTGCAGATTGAACGGCCTTTTGTTGATATTCCTGCTTCCAATATCAAGGTTGCCATTGCCGGTGCCTTGCAGCGGGAAGGTTACATCTGGGACTTTGAAGTGATCGAAAACAGTCCGCAGAACATTTTACGGGTGAATCTGAAATACGGTCCCAACGGGGAACGCGTCATTCAGAAGATCTACCGTGAAAGTAAACCTGGTCGTCGTAATTACCAGGACCTGCGATCCATGCCGGAAGTTCTGCAGGGACTGGGAGTCAGCATTCTTTCGACCAGCAAGGGTGTTCTGAGCAATCGTGAAGCAAAACAACAGGGTGTCGGCGGCGAATTACTCTGCACTATCTGGTAG
- the rplV gene encoding 50S ribosomal protein L22 yields MGQVRAMHRFARISATKVRPFADLVRGMTASEGLDSLKYIPNRGARFLEKVIKSAMANAEDKGARNVEGLKITEARVDGGPMFKRIQPRARGMAYTIRRRMAHIHVAIEAPELP; encoded by the coding sequence ATGGGGCAAGTTCGAGCAATGCATCGATTTGCACGAATATCAGCAACAAAGGTTCGTCCTTTTGCAGACCTGGTTCGAGGTATGACTGCTTCAGAAGGTTTGGATTCGTTGAAATACATTCCAAACCGGGGAGCACGTTTTCTTGAGAAGGTTATCAAGAGTGCAATGGCGAATGCTGAAGACAAGGGTGCTCGCAATGTAGAAGGTTTGAAAATCACTGAAGCCCGCGTTGATGGCGGTCCGATGTTCAAACGCATTCAGCCCCGTGCCCGAGGAATGGCCTACACGATCCGTCGTCGTATGGCTCATATTCATGTTGCTATTGAAGCTCCTGAGCTGCCTTAG
- the rplB gene encoding 50S ribosomal protein L2, with protein MGIRFYKPVTPGRRGASVSDFAAITDRKKAPEKSLLVRYKKKGGRNNQGVITARHRGGGHKRMYRLIDFRRNKDGVPAKVNGIEYDPNRSARIALLHYVDGEKRYILAPEGLKAGDTVVSGEKVEPNVGNCMPMSSIPLGSTIHNVEMQPGRGGQLCRSAGTSAVLNAREENWAQVTLPSGEVRRIPSSCRATIGEIGNSEHTKVVLGKAGRKRWLGRRPHVRGTCMNPVAHPMGGGEGRNSGGRHPCSPTGKLAKGGKTRKRKKASSKAIIRRRKSRRYGQLKL; from the coding sequence ATGGGAATCCGATTCTACAAGCCAGTAACGCCAGGTCGGCGTGGTGCGTCGGTGAGCGATTTTGCGGCGATTACAGATCGTAAAAAAGCTCCTGAGAAATCCCTGCTGGTGCGATACAAGAAAAAAGGTGGACGGAATAACCAGGGCGTAATCACTGCTCGTCACCGTGGTGGTGGACACAAGCGGATGTATCGTCTGATTGACTTTCGTCGTAACAAAGATGGTGTACCAGCCAAGGTAAATGGGATTGAATACGATCCGAACCGTTCAGCGCGGATTGCCCTGCTGCACTATGTCGATGGAGAAAAGAGATACATTCTGGCTCCGGAAGGCTTGAAAGCCGGTGACACTGTTGTCAGTGGAGAAAAGGTAGAACCAAACGTCGGGAACTGCATGCCTATGTCAAGCATTCCCCTGGGTTCAACAATACATAATGTGGAGATGCAACCTGGTCGTGGTGGTCAGCTCTGTCGCAGTGCTGGTACCTCTGCCGTGTTGAATGCTCGTGAAGAAAACTGGGCACAGGTGACTCTGCCATCCGGCGAAGTACGTCGTATTCCCAGTTCCTGCCGGGCAACAATTGGCGAAATTGGAAACTCGGAACATACAAAAGTGGTCCTGGGTAAAGCGGGTCGTAAACGCTGGTTGGGGCGTCGTCCTCATGTGCGTGGTACCTGTATGAACCCGGTTGCTCACCCGATGGGTGGTGGTGAAGGTCGTAATTCAGGCGGTCGTCATCCCTGTAGTCCGACTGGTAAGCTTGCCAAAGGTGGAAAGACCAGAAAGAGGAAAAAGGCTTCTTCAAAGGCGATCATCCGACGTCGTAAGTCACGTCGTTATGGTCAGCTGAAGCTCTGA
- the fusA gene encoding elongation factor G, with protein sequence MSASIDHIRNIGIIAHIDAGKTTTTERILYYAGVVHRPGGVDEGTTATDFDEEEAKRGITIYSAAITCHWKGYSINIIDTPGHVDFTAEVERSLRVLDGAVVVFSAMEGVEAQSETVWRQADKYNVPRICFINKMDRIGASFNRTFEEIKRRLRANPVALQIPIGEGSTSTGVSFEGVIDLIKMKSLYYDKDSMGSSFEVREIADEYLEQAQEWRCKMLEAVAELDEKVLEQYYETEDIPEAELLRLLREATLRGDLQPTFCGSSLNFIGVQPVLDAVGEFLPSPLDRPPVEGINPQPKKRGGEAGEPETRATSVDEPMCGLVFKIQTDKHGDLCFIRVYSGQLKSGTRLLNARTGKKELISQLWRVHADSREKVETDSIDAGDIAGVIGPKDAVTGDTLCDIKHPILLESISFPETVISMAVEPESSADRKKLEETLVKLSRQDPTFKAIPNEETGQTIVSGMGELHLEVLRNRMQKEFNLSVRVHKPRVSYRETVSAAVEKRVEFNRPSANGNLYFCVKLRLEPFKGEVPVSIASKLKPEDLDPGLVKVMMDTLRMGVDGGGQVGFPLMNVQFTVLEAHSREGETNDAAVEAAVSEALHGCIMDAKMQLLEPIMKMEVVTPDEFRGNIQADLSSRNASVLNSEWRGDLCVMEVESPLSQLFGYSTQIRSLSQGRASFSMEPLKYAPAPPSVLKEMIG encoded by the coding sequence ATGTCAGCTTCAATAGATCATATCAGAAACATCGGGATCATTGCTCATATTGACGCCGGTAAGACGACGACCACGGAGCGCATTCTGTATTACGCAGGTGTTGTGCACAGGCCCGGTGGTGTCGATGAAGGTACCACGGCGACCGACTTTGATGAAGAAGAGGCGAAGCGAGGGATTACGATCTACTCGGCGGCGATTACCTGTCATTGGAAAGGGTATTCGATCAATATCATCGACACGCCGGGGCACGTCGATTTTACGGCCGAGGTGGAGCGGAGTCTGCGTGTGCTGGACGGTGCTGTGGTGGTATTCAGTGCGATGGAAGGTGTCGAGGCGCAGAGCGAAACGGTCTGGCGGCAGGCGGATAAGTACAACGTGCCCCGCATCTGTTTCATCAATAAGATGGATCGCATCGGTGCCAGTTTCAATCGCACGTTTGAAGAGATTAAGCGTCGTCTGCGCGCCAACCCGGTGGCATTGCAGATACCGATCGGGGAAGGCAGTACCTCCACGGGGGTTTCGTTTGAAGGCGTGATTGATCTGATCAAAATGAAATCGCTTTACTATGACAAGGATTCGATGGGCTCCAGTTTTGAGGTCCGGGAGATTGCTGACGAGTATCTGGAGCAGGCCCAGGAGTGGCGCTGCAAGATGCTGGAGGCTGTCGCTGAGCTGGACGAGAAGGTGCTGGAGCAGTATTACGAGACAGAAGATATTCCGGAGGCAGAACTGCTGCGTCTGTTGAGGGAGGCGACATTGCGGGGGGATCTGCAGCCAACGTTTTGTGGTTCTTCTCTGAATTTTATCGGCGTGCAGCCGGTACTGGATGCAGTGGGCGAATTTCTGCCCAGTCCGCTGGATCGGCCTCCTGTCGAAGGGATTAATCCTCAGCCCAAAAAGCGGGGTGGTGAAGCTGGAGAACCGGAAACGCGGGCGACTTCAGTGGATGAGCCTATGTGTGGGCTGGTGTTTAAGATTCAGACAGACAAGCATGGCGATTTATGTTTTATCCGTGTTTACTCGGGACAATTGAAGAGTGGGACGCGGTTGCTCAATGCACGAACTGGCAAGAAGGAGTTGATCAGTCAGCTCTGGCGGGTGCATGCCGACTCGCGGGAAAAAGTAGAAACGGACAGTATTGATGCAGGTGATATTGCCGGTGTGATCGGGCCGAAAGATGCCGTTACCGGTGATACGTTGTGTGATATTAAGCATCCGATATTGCTGGAAAGTATTTCGTTTCCTGAGACAGTAATTTCGATGGCAGTGGAGCCTGAGTCGAGTGCGGATCGAAAAAAACTGGAAGAGACCCTGGTGAAGCTGTCTCGTCAGGATCCGACATTTAAGGCGATTCCCAACGAAGAGACTGGCCAGACGATTGTGTCCGGTATGGGTGAATTGCATCTGGAAGTATTGCGAAACCGGATGCAGAAAGAATTCAATTTGAGCGTGCGTGTGCACAAGCCTCGCGTCAGTTATCGCGAAACCGTTTCGGCTGCTGTTGAAAAAAGGGTTGAGTTCAATCGTCCGTCAGCGAACGGGAATCTGTATTTCTGCGTGAAGTTGCGGCTGGAGCCGTTTAAGGGGGAGGTGCCGGTTTCGATTGCCAGTAAATTGAAGCCGGAAGATCTGGATCCCGGCCTGGTCAAGGTGATGATGGACACATTGCGGATGGGTGTTGACGGCGGCGGGCAGGTTGGATTTCCACTGATGAATGTGCAGTTTACCGTGCTGGAGGCGCATTCCCGTGAGGGGGAAACAAATGATGCGGCGGTTGAAGCTGCAGTTTCAGAGGCGTTGCATGGTTGCATTATGGATGCGAAAATGCAGTTGCTTGAGCCAATCATGAAGATGGAAGTCGTGACTCCCGATGAGTTTCGTGGAAATATCCAGGCAGACCTCAGTTCGCGAAATGCCAGTGTGCTGAATAGTGAGTGGCGGGGAGATTTGTGTGTGATGGAGGTTGAGTCACCGTTATCTCAGTTGTTCGGATATTCTACCCAGATTCGCAGCTTGTCGCAGGGGCGTGCTTCATTCTCCATGGAGCCTTTGAAGTATGCGCCAGCGCCTCCAAGTGTCTTAAAAGAGATGATTGGATAA
- the rpsJ gene encoding 30S ribosomal protein S10: protein MAVASQERIRIRMEAYDHSVLDQSAADIVDTAKRTGAIVHGPIPLPTRIERYTVLKGPHIDKKSREQFEIRTHKRLVDILSPTGKTIDALNKLSLPAGVDIKIKASAGGN from the coding sequence GTGGCCGTTGCGAGTCAAGAGCGAATTAGAATTCGCATGGAAGCTTATGATCACTCCGTTTTGGATCAGTCGGCAGCAGATATTGTTGATACCGCGAAGCGAACCGGTGCGATCGTGCATGGCCCTATTCCGTTGCCAACGAGAATTGAGCGATATACGGTTCTGAAGGGGCCGCATATTGACAAGAAATCTCGCGAGCAGTTTGAAATTCGGACTCATAAGCGTTTGGTTGATATTTTGTCTCCAACCGGTAAGACGATTGATGCTTTGAATAAATTGTCGTTGCCTGCTGGGGTTGATATTAAAATTAAGGCGTCCGCTGGCGGAAACTAG
- the rplC gene encoding 50S ribosomal protein L3, whose amino-acid sequence MPVGLLGKKVGMTQIYDDGVMVPVTVIQAGPCHVLQVRTLDTDGYEAVQVGFEDKPRRLAARSERGHVAALDSKRQKKRAESGVAVVDKAGCEPKRFVKEFRTDGEDHGCEVGGELTVSVFADVPFIDVIGTSKGRGFAGVMKRHNFSGQRATHGVKRVHRHGGSIGMSADPSRVLKGTRMGGRYGGKQITVRHLKVVRVDEENGVLLVRGAVPGPNGGDLVIRHTNKY is encoded by the coding sequence ATGCCTGTCGGTCTGCTGGGTAAAAAGGTCGGAATGACGCAAATTTATGATGACGGGGTTATGGTCCCGGTCACTGTGATTCAGGCTGGTCCTTGCCATGTCCTCCAGGTGCGTACTTTGGACACGGATGGGTACGAGGCGGTTCAGGTTGGTTTTGAAGATAAACCACGCCGATTGGCCGCTCGTAGTGAGCGTGGTCATGTGGCGGCACTGGACAGCAAGCGTCAGAAGAAGCGAGCAGAGTCCGGTGTGGCTGTTGTTGATAAAGCAGGTTGCGAACCCAAACGGTTTGTAAAAGAATTTCGCACCGATGGTGAAGACCATGGCTGCGAAGTCGGTGGTGAGCTGACGGTGTCCGTCTTCGCTGATGTGCCTTTCATTGATGTGATTGGTACCAGCAAGGGGCGTGGCTTCGCCGGTGTAATGAAAAGACATAATTTCTCAGGCCAGCGGGCCACTCACGGTGTGAAGCGTGTGCATCGGCATGGTGGTTCTATTGGTATGAGTGCCGATCCTTCGCGTGTTCTTAAGGGGACGCGAATGGGTGGTCGATATGGTGGCAAGCAGATCACTGTCAGGCATTTGAAAGTGGTTCGGGTTGATGAGGAGAACGGCGTTCTCCTGGTCCGGGGTGCTGTGCCAGGCCCGAATGGGGGCGATCTGGTGATTCGTCATACTAACAAGTATTAG
- the rpsC gene encoding 30S ribosomal protein S3, whose protein sequence is MGQKVRPTGFRVGVVEDWRSRWYASKKDFGALLVEDQKVRKFIQTKYKFAGIPKVEIERTRDQVVVHLFTARPGIIIGRKGQEVDRLKAELEDLTGRRMELKIIEVDNALQSAALVAEDIAQQLSKRGSFRRTIKRALDQVMETGVHGIKIELSGRLGGAEMSRREKASRGSIPLSTLQRHVDYGFREAHTTFGVIGVKVWIDLGDYSDEENRDGSDAKAGQAPQKPKRTHKR, encoded by the coding sequence ATGGGGCAAAAAGTTCGACCAACCGGATTTCGAGTCGGCGTGGTAGAAGACTGGAGAAGTCGGTGGTATGCCTCCAAGAAAGACTTCGGGGCACTGCTGGTTGAAGATCAGAAGGTCCGGAAGTTTATTCAGACCAAATACAAATTTGCCGGTATTCCCAAGGTCGAGATCGAACGAACTCGTGACCAGGTTGTCGTGCATTTGTTTACAGCCCGCCCGGGGATCATCATCGGTCGTAAAGGGCAGGAAGTAGATCGGTTGAAAGCAGAATTGGAAGATCTGACCGGTCGTCGGATGGAACTGAAGATTATTGAAGTTGATAATGCACTGCAAAGTGCAGCTCTGGTTGCGGAAGATATTGCTCAGCAGTTGTCTAAGCGTGGTAGCTTCCGTCGAACCATTAAACGTGCCCTGGACCAGGTAATGGAAACGGGCGTTCATGGAATTAAAATCGAGCTTTCCGGTCGATTGGGTGGAGCAGAGATGTCACGGCGTGAAAAAGCAAGCCGTGGCTCAATTCCACTCTCGACTCTGCAACGTCATGTTGACTACGGATTCCGCGAGGCACACACCACCTTCGGAGTTATCGGAGTGAAAGTCTGGATCGACCTTGGTGATTATTCAGATGAGGAGAATCGCGATGGCTCTGATGCCAAAGCGGGTCAAGCACCGCAAAAGCCAAAGAGGACGCATAAAAGGTAA
- the rplP gene encoding 50S ribosomal protein L16, with product MALMPKRVKHRKSQRGRIKGNATRGNTVAFGEWGLQSLDPGHITAQTIEACRIAATQYVRGEGKLYIRIFPQKSVTSRPLETRMGKGKGEPDHWVAVIKPGTVLFELAGVSHEAAKRCFARVAHKLPVNVKLIQRRPSI from the coding sequence ATGGCTCTGATGCCAAAGCGGGTCAAGCACCGCAAAAGCCAAAGAGGACGCATAAAAGGTAATGCGACACGTGGTAACACTGTTGCCTTTGGTGAATGGGGCTTACAATCTCTGGACCCTGGGCACATAACAGCACAAACCATTGAAGCCTGCCGAATTGCAGCGACACAATATGTTCGAGGTGAAGGTAAACTTTACATCCGGATCTTCCCCCAGAAGTCGGTTACATCCCGACCTCTGGAAACCCGTATGGGTAAGGGAAAAGGGGAACCGGATCACTGGGTTGCCGTCATTAAGCCGGGCACTGTGTTGTTCGAACTGGCTGGCGTTTCGCATGAAGCAGCTAAACGCTGTTTCGCGCGAGTTGCACACAAGTTGCCAGTAAATGTAAAGCTGATTCAACGTCGGCCTTCCATTTAA
- the rplW gene encoding 50S ribosomal protein L23 has product MSDGSKKGVQLEPYQVVIRPLVTEKGTHLSESFNAYTFVVDKSATKTDIKKAVSELWNVRVIGVRTQNRGGKPRRHKYKVGYTKSWKKAIVELHEDDRISFF; this is encoded by the coding sequence ATGTCGGATGGTTCAAAAAAAGGCGTTCAGCTGGAGCCGTATCAGGTCGTCATCCGGCCATTGGTGACAGAAAAAGGGACTCACCTGTCTGAGTCTTTTAATGCATACACGTTTGTGGTTGATAAGTCTGCCACAAAAACAGATATCAAAAAAGCCGTGTCTGAGCTGTGGAATGTGCGGGTGATTGGAGTTCGCACACAGAATCGAGGCGGTAAGCCACGGCGGCATAAGTATAAAGTTGGTTATACAAAATCGTGGAAGAAGGCGATTGTTGAACTGCATGAGGATGATCGTATTTCATTCTTTTAA
- the rplF gene encoding 50S ribosomal protein L6 encodes MSRIGKKPVPVAAGVEVKVDDTSISVKGKHGDLSFAFHPSMTVELDSETNEINVIRPDDSRQSRALHGLTRALIANMVQGVETPFVRKLEIQGVGYQASLNGSKLSLQVGFANTIVLEVPAGVICELPSSTNIVLTSADKHAVGQFAANIRSVRPPEPYKGKGIRYEGEYVRRKAGKAFAN; translated from the coding sequence ATGTCTCGAATCGGTAAAAAGCCAGTTCCCGTTGCTGCTGGAGTGGAAGTCAAAGTTGACGACACCTCGATTTCCGTCAAGGGAAAACATGGTGATCTGTCCTTTGCATTTCATCCATCAATGACGGTTGAACTTGATTCGGAAACGAATGAAATTAATGTGATTCGTCCTGATGATTCCCGCCAGAGCCGTGCTCTGCATGGTCTGACCCGGGCGTTGATTGCCAATATGGTTCAGGGTGTAGAAACTCCGTTTGTACGGAAACTGGAAATTCAGGGTGTTGGTTACCAGGCCTCTCTGAATGGCAGCAAGTTAAGCCTGCAGGTCGGGTTTGCCAACACGATCGTACTGGAAGTTCCAGCAGGTGTGATTTGCGAATTACCAAGCAGCACCAATATTGTCCTGACCAGTGCAGACAAGCATGCTGTCGGTCAGTTTGCAGCAAATATTCGTAGCGTACGTCCTCCGGAACCTTACAAAGGTAAGGGGATTCGTTATGAAGGTGAATATGTACGGCGTAAAGCTGGTAAGGCATTTGCTAACTAG
- the rpmC gene encoding 50S ribosomal protein L29 produces the protein MTKASELREMNDEQLSFALQETQKELFQLRFQAATERLDAPSNIKRLRREIARIQTIRRERELSQQNNA, from the coding sequence ATGACCAAAGCGAGTGAATTACGCGAGATGAATGACGAGCAATTGTCTTTCGCTCTGCAGGAAACACAAAAAGAGTTGTTTCAGTTGCGGTTCCAGGCAGCAACGGAGCGGCTTGATGCACCTAGTAACATTAAGCGGCTCCGACGCGAGATTGCCCGTATTCAGACAATCCGTCGTGAACGTGAATTAAGTCAGCAGAATAATGCTTAA
- the rplX gene encoding 50S ribosomal protein L24, with product MKIRRGDSVIVITGADAGDTPRRVLQVVAGGKKLTVENVNRVFKHVKRGHPKSPQGGRLEVEMPIDISNVKFYCEACSSASRVGYRYTADGSKERFCKKCSASLGAISPANAKYQKQ from the coding sequence ATGAAGATACGACGTGGCGATTCAGTGATTGTAATCACCGGAGCAGATGCAGGCGATACTCCCAGGCGAGTACTGCAGGTAGTTGCCGGCGGTAAAAAGCTGACCGTGGAAAATGTGAATCGGGTTTTCAAGCACGTGAAACGTGGTCATCCCAAGAGTCCTCAAGGGGGACGTCTTGAAGTGGAAATGCCGATCGATATTTCGAACGTGAAGTTTTATTGTGAAGCCTGTAGTTCAGCATCCCGAGTTGGTTATCGCTATACAGCTGATGGCAGCAAGGAACGATTCTGTAAGAAGTGTAGTGCATCGCTGGGGGCAATCAGCCCTGCGAACGCAAAATACCAGAAACAATAA